GATTGTCATGCTTTTTATGAAAATGCCGAATAAAGGATTTGCTATAGGCAACAACCTTCTGCATGTTGGAAAGCTGGGATAAACCGGTTGTCTCATCAATAATATCATCTGAATAGTATTGGAAAGAAAATGTATTAAAGTTTTCTCTGGCAATAATTTCTCGTATATTTGAATCGGAATACATGAGATCTGCAATTGCCTGTTTAAAGCAATTACATTTTTCATTGCCAATAAATCCGGTATCCTTGCATTTTTCACACTGATATTGCATATCCAGATAATTCTCCGGTAAACCATGGGTAAGCAGAAGAGAAATTTTCTTTCTCTCCAGTTCATTAATATTTTCTTTTAAATCCTTCAATCCGGTATCATCGCCTAAGAGTGCCATCCGTCCACTTCTGGCAGATAAGGAGATAATAGAATCCTCCAACTCCTTTAGTTCCGGTATTAATCGAAAGGCTTCCTGCCTACGAATATCCAGTTCATGCTTATTCTGAAGAATCTTACCATCATATTCACGCAAAATCTGATTGTATTGGTCATTTTTTAATGCCATAGCATTCGATCTCCTTTAAAAGCCTTTGTTTAACAACTTACGCTCCAATTCCTCGTAATCCTGTGCGGTGTAGGTTCTTTGCGGAAACTGATTGAATTTATTTGTAGCGGGCTTGCTCATGGGGGTAACCTTGTTGTTCTGATTTTTACTCCCTTTGGAGAATTCCTCATCAAGCCTTGCAATGTCAGCAGTGCTTTTCACGTCCTTCTTAAACCAGGTCTCGAGAATTTTGTCCGTATATTTGAAGTCCGGTTTTTGAGTCCGTAATATAGTTCGGTCACAGGCTTCCTTAATGATTTCATCGGAAAATCCAAAGACTTCAACCCATTTTGTGATATATTGCCGTTCGATTTGTCCTGGTGCACGATTTAATCCGAAGGCTCTGTTTACGGTGTTAAAATGATCATTATAGGAGGCAGTGGCGGTTTTCGCTTTTTCCTCGGTATCGATACCTTCTTCAGCCCAGGTCAGTGCAACAGCCTCGATATAGGCTGCATTTTTCTTGCCCTTGGATACACAGTATTCATATAAATACATAATTAATTCTGCAGAAAAATGCAATTCCTCATAGAGGTAGAGAATCAACTGCAGATCCATTGGCTTTAACGGACGATCCAGATAGATCTCTACAATATGCATGGCCCATTTTATCTCATCATTATTGGTTAATTGGGCAATCCTCTCAGCAGAATAGCTCTTTCTGCTGGCAGGCTTTGAATCGGTATGTATACTGACTGCGATTTCGTCCAATTCCGAATCGAAATCAGGTAATTGCTGGGGTTTATTACTCATGGTATGAAGATCCATCAAATGAATGGATGTAATTTCTTTTTGAGAATTTCTCGTCAGTCTGAGAATGTTCATTTTCTCCCAGTAATTAAGTGCTCTAAGGATGTCTTTTTCCGTATTTTCCAGACGATCGGCAATGGAGGAGACGGATAATTCCGTAAAATTTCCCGAATAACAACGAAGCAGATAGAGATAAACCTTAACATATGCACCGTTCGCAGACGGCATAAATTGATCAATAAAGATATTTGGGATGATGGTGACATCGGAAATACCTTCCGCATGTAAAGAAATTTGACTCACTTGCTTTACCTCCTTCTTTTGCCATTGGCAAGTATCTCTTTCGCCAGACACATTATAGCACAGATCAATCTTTCTGGAAATAGCCTATTTTATGGCACTTCAGCCACATGAGAAAATGTGGATACTGTGGATACTGTGGATGAAATAGGAAGAAAAGGCTGTAAATATATGTAAAAACCCATTTAAAGATGGCACTGACAAGAACATTATGGATAAAAAGTCTATATTTGTAGAATGTGTAGGAAGAAAAAAAGTATCCACAGCATTATTCACATAAAATGTTGATAATACTGTGGATATTGTGGATAATTAGAGTCCCAACAGGTTTTCGCCCACGGAGACTATATCTCCGGCACCCATTGTTATCAACAGGTCACCGTTCATACAATTTTGCAATAAAAATGATTCAATTTCATCAAAGCAGGGAAAATAATAAACCTCTTTTCCCAATTTCTCTAATTCAGATGCTAAATCCTTTGATGATATATCGCCGGGGTTCTTCTCCCTTGCAGCGTAGATATCAGCGAGTACTATTTTGTCAGCCAATGATAAGGCATTTGCGAATTCTTTCAAGTGATTACGTGTTCTGGTATAGGTATGCGGCTGAAATACACACCAAAGCTTTTTGTGAGGATATGTCTGAGCCGCAGTCAAGGTGGCGGTTACTTCTGTGGGATGATGTGCATAATCGTCAAGGATGGTGATACCGCCAATCTCTCCTTTATATTCAAAACGCCTTTTTGAATTATGGAAGGAGGAAAACGCCCGCTTTATTACATCAATTGATATACCACTTTCGATGGATACGCCAATTGCAGGAAGGGAATTCGATACATTATGTAGTCCATTGCAGTTTAACGAAATCCGGTCAATGAATTGACCACGGTAATACAAATCATAGCTACCATTTCCCTGCTTATCAAATTCAATACGGTCAGCGCAAATATCATAGGAACTGTCACTTTTACGATAGGCAGGATCAATAATGCCGTAGGTTAATACCTCACATACAAGGTCCGATGTTATCTCCTCGTAATTAGGAATTTCACCGTTGATAAACAGCTGCCCGTTCTCCGGAAGACGTTTGGCAAAGGCATGGAAGGAATTGCGGATATCCTGCAGATCCTTAAAGAAGTCCAAATGATCCGCATCAATATTCAATATAATACTGCGTCTGGGGTAGAACTCCAGAAAGGTATTGGTATATTCGCAGGCTTCCGTTATAAAATGCTCTGATTTACCCATACGGATATTGCCTCCAATAGCATCCAGGATGCCTCCCACGGAAATGGTAGGGTCAAGCTGGCCCTCCATAAAAATAGAAGAAACCATAGAGGTTGTAGTGGTCTTACCATGGGTACCGGATACGGCGATTGCATTATTGAAATTCAGCATTATCTGCCCTATCATCTCAGCACGGTTTAATAATGGAATACCCCGTCTTTTTACCTCCATAAGCTCTTCGTTATCTTCCGCAATTGCGGCAGTATATACGACTACCTCAATATCTGAAGTGATGTTACTGGCACGTTGTCCTAAGTAAAACTTAATTCCAAGGTCCGACAGATGATCTGTAATTTTGCTTTGGTGAGCATCTGAGCCGCTAACAATGTAACCTTGAGTATGTAAATATTCAGCAAATCCGCTCATACTAATACCGCCGATGCCAATAAAATGTATTCGGCAAGGCTTGTCGAAATCTATTTTATACATAGTACACTTCCTATTCTATTTTTTTCATCAAATGCGTTTTCTATCTGCTATTATAACCTTTTTCATATAAAATACAATAAAAAAATCGTATATACAGAATTTCGCAATTATATTATGCCTTCTGTTTGTAATAGAGAGGGGCTTATTTCCTATTTCTAAGGGCTGATTTTTTTACAACATATTTAAATTATATTCAAAAATACAAATCAAAATGCATGGCTAAGCTAAAAAATAGTTAAAAAATAAACTTTTTTGCTTCAAAATGTGTAAACATTATTAAATATTACATAAAAAACTCAATTTAATTGGATTTTTTCGTAAATATTATTCACATTTCTGAAAATATATGGTATAATGCTTACAAAGTTCCATACGTGTTAGGTTTCGAAGGTAAAAGGACATACTTTTCTACGATTTGTAGACATCGTAGAAACATTATGGCATTAGTAACTGGGAAAAGTAAATGCTAGTTTTCTACATACTTTTTCTAATGAACTAACGATAAAATTGACAGAAGGGGGACCATGCTATGCAAATTACCGATGTACGCGTACGTAAGGTGAGTAAGGAAGGTAAGATGAAAGCGGTAGTTTCGATTACACTTGATAATGAATTTGTGGTTCATGATATCAAAGTGATTGAAGGCGACAAGGGACTATTCATCGCAATGCCTAGCCGTAAAGCCGGAGATGGAGAGTACAGAGATATTGCTCATCCGATCAACTCGGATACCAGGGATAAGATTCAGAAGATTATTCTTGAGAAGTATGAGATAGCAGCTTTGGAAACAGAAGAAGCAGAAGAAACCGAAGCATAGTAATGCTGAACATCGGCAAATGGTGTAGTTCCTTAGGGTATCTTACAGAACGAAACCCCAAGTCCGATATGACAACTACAACGCCCCGCAGATTCATACAGGATCTGCGGGGCGTTGCTTGCTGACCTCTAGAGAACTGTTACGAACATGCTTTTGTAGCAGCTGCTTTTCATAATTACATTAAGGGGCTTATGTGATTCCTCTGTTCGAATAATTAGTGGTTATTTCTGTTTTATCATTCTCTTTTTCGTTAGTGGACTTTCCTTGAAGTCCGGTCTTCTGTTCATGCTCCTTTTCCTTCTCCTTGCGGTATCTTTGATTGGATTGCTTGCTCATATAACTCCTCCCTTCCATTGATTTTGCAATAGTAAATTTGATTAAGATAATAATATATTATTTCAAATTTCATACTACATATTCGTATAATAAGGTATACTTAAGATGGAAAATAAATCTTTTCATATTGCCACCTACTCCCAAAACGTATATAATAATATCGCATGTATCAGCGGACAAAGTGTTGAATAGGAAAGCTTTTCGTGAAAGGGATACGGCATTATTTGATTAGAAAGGCATACATTAGGAAAGGTTTAAATATATGTACATTATAGTAGGGTTAGGAAACCCAACGGACAAATATCAGGCGACAAGGCATAATATTGGATGGGATGCGATTACAAGGATATCCGACGATTATCGTATTTCATTGGACTTTAAGAAGCATAAGGCAATCTGCGGAACAGGGTATATTGAGGGAACGAAAGTAATTATTGCCCAGCCGGTTACCTATATGAACTTAAGCGGAGAAAGTGTCCGAGAGTTAGTGGATTACTATAAAGTTGCTCCGGAAGAAGTAATCGTAATCTATGACGATATCAGTCTTGAGGTGGGTCAGCTGCGTATCCGGAAAAAAGGAAGTGCAGGTGGTCATAATGGAATCAAGAGTATTATTCGTCATTTGGGAACCGATGAGTTCCCCAGAATAAAAATCGGTGTAGGGGATAAGCCAAAGGACTGGGATTTGGCAGATTATGTTCTGTCGAGATTCCGAGAGGAGGAACAGCCCATCATTCGGGAGGCACTGAAGGACGCGTCCGATGCATGCGGCATGATCATTACAGAAGGTATGGATGCGGCTATGAACCGGTATAATAAGAAGAAGACTTCTAAGCAGCAGGAATAACAGCTTCATTATGAATAGGAATAGAATTAAGTTTTCAAATAGGAGGAAATACTGTTGAAAACCTTTACAGCGCCTCTGAAGGAATTAAAGGAATTTAATGATATCAGGGATCATATAAATATGAGAACTTTGCCGGTACAGGTTACCGGCTGTATTGATTCGCAAAAATGCCATCTGATCCATGGCCTGAGTGAGGACTTTCGTTTTAAAGTGATCGTAACCTATAATGACTTGAAGGCGAAGGAGATCTACGAGAACTATCGGTTATATGATAAAGAGGTATTCATCTATCCTGCGAAGGATATTATTTTTTATAGTGCAGACATTCATGGAAATGCAATTGTTCGGGATCGCATTAAAGTTATTAGTCGTATTCTCGAGAAGAAGAATACGACGATTATTGTGACCTTGGATGGTGGTATGGATCGACTTCTTCCCCTTCCGATGATCAAAGAGCGTATTCTTACTATTAACGCAGAGTCCAGCATTAAGCTGGATCAAATGAGTGAGGTTCTGCTAAGACTGGGATATGAACGACAGGCTCAGGTTGAGAGCCCGGGAGAGTTTGCAGTCCGTGGCGGAATTATTGACATATTCCCATTAACGGAGGAATCGCCTTATCGTATTGAGCTGTGGGGAGATGAGATTGATTCTATCCGAACCTTTGATGTGAGTAGCCAGCGTTCCATTGAACAGGTGGATGAGCTGGTAATATACCCGGCTGCGGAGATCATTCCGGATGAGGTACGGATGAAGGCCGGATTGAAAAAGCTTGCCGAAGAGGAAAAGGAATATTACAAAAGTCTAAGAGAGAAGTTTAAGACAGAGGAAGCAGCCAGAATACATCAGATCGTGGCTGAGTTTAAAGAAAATTTGGAGGCCTTTCCGGGTTCCATGGCACTGGAAAGCTATATCAACTATTTTTATGATCAGACGGTTAGCTTCTTTCAATATTTTGATAATGAGGACACCCTGTTTTTTATTGATGAACCGGGACGGATCGCTGAAAAAGGAGAAGCAGTAGAAACAGAGTTCCGGGAGGGAATGATCGGTCGTATTGAGAAGGGATATATATTACCCGGTCAAATGGATGTGATCTATGGATACAAAGAGGTTATGGGTATCCTGGCAGGTAAGAACTCCATTTTGATTAGTACCATGGAGACCAAGAATTCGCTGATTACTCCGAAAAGCAAATATAATTTCACCGTACAGACTGTTGCTTCCTATCATAAGAACTTTGATGTACTGGTGAAGGACCTGGAGCGGTGGAAGAAGAATAAATACCGGGTGATATTATTGTCCGGCTCTCGAACCAGGGCCATGCGTCTTAGTGAGGATTTAAGAGATTTTAATCTCAGTGCATTTTATAGTGATGATATGAATCGTGAATTACAAAGTGGCGAGATCATGGTGGCTTACGGTAATTTACGAAGAGGCTTTGAATATCCACTGATTAAATTAGTTATTATCTCGGAAAGCGATATATTCGGATCAGAGAAGAAGAAACGCAAGAAAAAATCCACATATGAAGGAAATAAGATTCAAAGCTTTACAGAGCTGACACCCGGTGATTATGTGGTACATGAAAATCACGGGCTTGGTATTTATAAGGGTATAGAAAAGATTGAAGTAGATAAGGTTACGAAGGATTATATTAAGATAGAATATGGCGGTGGAGGCGTGTTGTATATACCAGCAACAGGCCTTGATGTGATTCAGAAATATTCCGGTGGAGAAGGAAGAAAACCGAAATTAAATAAGCTCAACTCGATTGAATGGAAAAATACCAAGGCAAAGGTAAAAGGAGCTGTTCGGGAAATAGCGAAGGATCTGGTAGAACTCTATGCCAGCAGGCAGGAGAAGGTGGGATACCAGTTTAGTCCGGATACAGTATGGCAGAAGGAATTTGAGGAAGCCTTTCCTTATGAGGAAACCGATGATCAGATCGCTGCTATTGAAGATACCAAACGGGATATGGAGAGTAAGCGAATCATGGATCGTCTGATCTGTGGAGATGTAGGCTATGGAAAAACAGAAATCGCCATTCGCGCTGCCTTCAAGGCAGTGTCCGATGGGAAACAGGTGGTATTCCTTGTACCAACTACGATTCTCGCACAACAGCATTATAATACTCTGGTTCAACGTATGATGGACTATCCGGTGAGCATCGATGTGCTATCCCGTTTTCGTACTCCGGCAGAGCAGAAGAAGACGCTGGAACGCTTAAAGAAGGGAAGCCTTGATATTGTTGTCGGAACACATCGTGTTCTGTCTGCCGATGTGAAATTCAAGAACCTGGGACTGCTGATTGTGGATGAAGAGCAGCGCTTTGGAGTTACACACAAGGAAAAGATCAAGCAGCTTAAGAAGGATGTGGATGTTCTTACACTAACGGCTACTCCGATACCGAGAACGCTTCATATGAGCCTCATTGGCATTCGGGATATGAGTGTGCTTGACGAACCGCCGGTAGACCGTCTTCCGATACAGACCTATGTATTAGAGCATAATGAGGAAATCATCCGGGAAGCAATTAGTAGAGAGCTTGCCAGAGGTGGACAGGTTTATTATGTATTCAACCGGGTGAATGGTATCGAAGAGGTAGCCAATATGGTGGCGAAGCTGGTACCGGAAGCAAATGTCGCATTTGCACATGGAAAAATGAATGAACATACCTTGGAAAAGATCATGTTTGACTTTATATCAGGAGAAATCGATGTGCTTGTTTCTACGACGATTATTGAGACCGGACTAGATATCTCCAATGTAAATACCATGATTATTGATGATGCAGACCGCCTTGGACTATCCCAGCTCTATCAGCTTCGGGGCCGTGTGGGACGCTCCAATCGAACAGCATATGCTTTCCTAATGTATCGAAGGGATAAGATGCTGAAGGAGGTAGCGGAGAAGAGATTACACGCCATCAAGGAATTCACGGAGCTAGGATCCGGCTTCAAGATCGCAATGCGGGATCTGGAGATTCGCGGCGCCGGTAATCTTCTGGGTGCAGAACAGAGCGGACATATGGAAGCGGTGGGATATGATCTGTATTGTAAGATGTTAAATGAAGCGGTGAAGTCCATGAAGGGAGATGTAACAGAGGAGGAAACCTTTGAAACTACGGTAGATATGGACATGGATGCCTTCATCCCGTCTACTTATATTAAGAATGAGGTACAAAAGCTGGATATTTATAAGAGAATTGCGGAGATAGAGAATGAAGAAGAAATGATGGATATGCAGGAGGAGCTGGTGGACCGTTTCGGTGACCTGCCCAATGCGGTAAATAATCTCCTTAATATTGCACTATTGAAATCAATATGTCATAGTGTATATGTTATGGGATTGACGCAGAAGGACAGTGAAGTAAAGCTGATGATGTATCCCAAGGCGAAGCTGGCGGTCGAGAAGATACCGGAGTTACTGTCGATGTATCAAAACAGACTAAAGCTGATTCCACAGGCAACTCCCTATTTTGTATACCGTTTAAATATAAAGAGCAAATCAGATACACTGGCGATATTTGATCAATTAAATAAATTACTGAAGGATTTTCAAATGCTCCGGCAGGAATAAAAACATAGTAATGTGAAAGAAAGGGGAATCATCGATGAAGTTAAGGAAACTTGGAGTTTTAGTAATGGGTTTGCTGGTGTTATCCGTGTTAACATCCTGCAGAGCCAGTAAAGATCAATATGAATTGACAAATCATATGGGAAAGTCGATAGCTACCTTTGAAAAACGATCCAAAGCGGAGCTGGAGCTTCAGAGCAACGGAGTGTATACCATGAAGGATGTAGTGCAGGTTATGGCTCCGGATAATGAGGTAACCTCGGTTACCCTGTTGAAAGATGCAGGAGATTATACGGTGTTCGGTGTAGGCATCGGTATGGATAAAGCCGAAGCAGAAAAGAAACTGCAGGAGGTTTTTGGCAAAGAGATTGGTAAGACTATTAACTCGGATAAAAATGCAACCACCTTCTCCTACCTGAAGGATGGGAAGGAGCTTTATGCTTCCTTTGATATTAATACCGAGAAAGTGGTTGAAATCGCTTACTATAATATGGGGAAAACAAAAGAGGATGAAGAGGCCGAGATTACAGCCAATAATGGCGAACTCATCGCTATGATAGGTGATACCAGAGTCTATTATAATGAGGCAATGGTATATCTGAAATCTGCCCAGGAAAACTATGAAGTTGACTATGGAAAAAACATCTGGGGCGTTGATATTCTTGGTGATGGGAAAACCTTTGGAGAGCTGATAAAGGATGAGGTTATTAACCAGATTACAGAATTAAAGATAATACGTGCAAAGGCTAAAGAACTGGGGATTACGCTGACAGAGGAGGAAATAGCAGAAGCAAATTCCTATGCAAAGGAGCATTTTGAAGGGCTGGCGGAAAAGGATATCAGCAGGTATTTGATTACTGAGGAATTATTACAACAGATATATGCGGATAACCTTTTAGCGGAAAAGGTATTTGAAACCTTAACCATCAATGTGGATACCAATGTACCGGATATTGAAGCAAATCAGATTACGGTACAGCATATTCTGATTTATAACGGCAATTATAATTCGGAAGGTAACAAGGTTGAGTATAGTGAAGAGGAACGGGAAGAGGCCTATGAAAAGGTGAAATCCCTACTGACACAGGCGAAGGAGACAGAGGATTTTAAAGCGCTGGCGGAAGCAAATTCTGAGGCAGACACCATTGAATATACCTTTGGAAGAGGTCAGGGGCCGAAGGAATACAGCCCATCCTTTGAACAAGCAGCATTTACTTTAAAAACTGGCCAGGTAAGTGATATCATTACCACGGACTACGGCTGGCATATCCTATACTGCGTATCGGATTTTAATGAGGATGCAACCATCCAGGTAAAGGAATCCATAATTGAGGAACGCCGGAACAAAATGTTCGCAGAGCTATATTCTAAGTGGACTGCAGATTACGACATCGTAATTAACAG
The nucleotide sequence above comes from Variimorphobacter saccharofermentans. Encoded proteins:
- a CDS encoding ATP-binding protein; its protein translation is MALKNDQYNQILREYDGKILQNKHELDIRRQEAFRLIPELKELEDSIISLSARSGRMALLGDDTGLKDLKENINELERKKISLLLTHGLPENYLDMQYQCEKCKDTGFIGNEKCNCFKQAIADLMYSDSNIREIIARENFNTFSFQYYSDDIIDETTGLSQLSNMQKVVAYSKSFIRHFHKKHDNLLLLGNTGVGKTFLANCIARELLNRGYTVIYLTAFRLFDILEKHKFNKEEDGSAASNQFEYILDCDLLIIDDLGTEMNNSFTNSQLYLIINERLLKQKSTLISTNLSLPNINSTYGERIFSRIVSSFSVQRIVGKDIRLHKAVHQSNSE
- a CDS encoding DnaD domain protein, whose product is MSQISLHAEGISDVTIIPNIFIDQFMPSANGAYVKVYLYLLRCYSGNFTELSVSSIADRLENTEKDILRALNYWEKMNILRLTRNSQKEITSIHLMDLHTMSNKPQQLPDFDSELDEIAVSIHTDSKPASRKSYSAERIAQLTNNDEIKWAMHIVEIYLDRPLKPMDLQLILYLYEELHFSAELIMYLYEYCVSKGKKNAAYIEAVALTWAEEGIDTEEKAKTATASYNDHFNTVNRAFGLNRAPGQIERQYITKWVEVFGFSDEIIKEACDRTILRTQKPDFKYTDKILETWFKKDVKSTADIARLDEEFSKGSKNQNNKVTPMSKPATNKFNQFPQRTYTAQDYEELERKLLNKGF
- the murC gene encoding UDP-N-acetylmuramate--L-alanine ligase, encoding MYKIDFDKPCRIHFIGIGGISMSGFAEYLHTQGYIVSGSDAHQSKITDHLSDLGIKFYLGQRASNITSDIEVVVYTAAIAEDNEELMEVKRRGIPLLNRAEMIGQIMLNFNNAIAVSGTHGKTTTTSMVSSIFMEGQLDPTISVGGILDAIGGNIRMGKSEHFITEACEYTNTFLEFYPRRSIILNIDADHLDFFKDLQDIRNSFHAFAKRLPENGQLFINGEIPNYEEITSDLVCEVLTYGIIDPAYRKSDSSYDICADRIEFDKQGNGSYDLYYRGQFIDRISLNCNGLHNVSNSLPAIGVSIESGISIDVIKRAFSSFHNSKRRFEYKGEIGGITILDDYAHHPTEVTATLTAAQTYPHKKLWCVFQPHTYTRTRNHLKEFANALSLADKIVLADIYAAREKNPGDISSKDLASELEKLGKEVYYFPCFDEIESFLLQNCMNGDLLITMGAGDIVSVGENLLGL
- the spoVG gene encoding septation regulator SpoVG, translated to MQITDVRVRKVSKEGKMKAVVSITLDNEFVVHDIKVIEGDKGLFIAMPSRKAGDGEYRDIAHPINSDTRDKIQKIILEKYEIAALETEEAEETEA
- the pth gene encoding aminoacyl-tRNA hydrolase, with protein sequence MYIIVGLGNPTDKYQATRHNIGWDAITRISDDYRISLDFKKHKAICGTGYIEGTKVIIAQPVTYMNLSGESVRELVDYYKVAPEEVIVIYDDISLEVGQLRIRKKGSAGGHNGIKSIIRHLGTDEFPRIKIGVGDKPKDWDLADYVLSRFREEEQPIIREALKDASDACGMIITEGMDAAMNRYNKKKTSKQQE
- the mfd gene encoding transcription-repair coupling factor, whose translation is MLKTFTAPLKELKEFNDIRDHINMRTLPVQVTGCIDSQKCHLIHGLSEDFRFKVIVTYNDLKAKEIYENYRLYDKEVFIYPAKDIIFYSADIHGNAIVRDRIKVISRILEKKNTTIIVTLDGGMDRLLPLPMIKERILTINAESSIKLDQMSEVLLRLGYERQAQVESPGEFAVRGGIIDIFPLTEESPYRIELWGDEIDSIRTFDVSSQRSIEQVDELVIYPAAEIIPDEVRMKAGLKKLAEEEKEYYKSLREKFKTEEAARIHQIVAEFKENLEAFPGSMALESYINYFYDQTVSFFQYFDNEDTLFFIDEPGRIAEKGEAVETEFREGMIGRIEKGYILPGQMDVIYGYKEVMGILAGKNSILISTMETKNSLITPKSKYNFTVQTVASYHKNFDVLVKDLERWKKNKYRVILLSGSRTRAMRLSEDLRDFNLSAFYSDDMNRELQSGEIMVAYGNLRRGFEYPLIKLVIISESDIFGSEKKKRKKKSTYEGNKIQSFTELTPGDYVVHENHGLGIYKGIEKIEVDKVTKDYIKIEYGGGGVLYIPATGLDVIQKYSGGEGRKPKLNKLNSIEWKNTKAKVKGAVREIAKDLVELYASRQEKVGYQFSPDTVWQKEFEEAFPYEETDDQIAAIEDTKRDMESKRIMDRLICGDVGYGKTEIAIRAAFKAVSDGKQVVFLVPTTILAQQHYNTLVQRMMDYPVSIDVLSRFRTPAEQKKTLERLKKGSLDIVVGTHRVLSADVKFKNLGLLIVDEEQRFGVTHKEKIKQLKKDVDVLTLTATPIPRTLHMSLIGIRDMSVLDEPPVDRLPIQTYVLEHNEEIIREAISRELARGGQVYYVFNRVNGIEEVANMVAKLVPEANVAFAHGKMNEHTLEKIMFDFISGEIDVLVSTTIIETGLDISNVNTMIIDDADRLGLSQLYQLRGRVGRSNRTAYAFLMYRRDKMLKEVAEKRLHAIKEFTELGSGFKIAMRDLEIRGAGNLLGAEQSGHMEAVGYDLYCKMLNEAVKSMKGDVTEEETFETTVDMDMDAFIPSTYIKNEVQKLDIYKRIAEIENEEEMMDMQEELVDRFGDLPNAVNNLLNIALLKSICHSVYVMGLTQKDSEVKLMMYPKAKLAVEKIPELLSMYQNRLKLIPQATPYFVYRLNIKSKSDTLAIFDQLNKLLKDFQMLRQE
- a CDS encoding peptidylprolyl isomerase, with translation MKLRKLGVLVMGLLVLSVLTSCRASKDQYELTNHMGKSIATFEKRSKAELELQSNGVYTMKDVVQVMAPDNEVTSVTLLKDAGDYTVFGVGIGMDKAEAEKKLQEVFGKEIGKTINSDKNATTFSYLKDGKELYASFDINTEKVVEIAYYNMGKTKEDEEAEITANNGELIAMIGDTRVYYNEAMVYLKSAQENYEVDYGKNIWGVDILGDGKTFGELIKDEVINQITELKIIRAKAKELGITLTEEEIAEANSYAKEHFEGLAEKDISRYLITEELLQQIYADNLLAEKVFETLTINVDTNVPDIEANQITVQHILIYNGNYNSEGNKVEYSEEEREEAYEKVKSLLTQAKETEDFKALAEANSEADTIEYTFGRGQGPKEYSPSFEQAAFTLKTGQVSDIITTDYGWHILYCVSDFNEDATIQVKESIIEERRNKMFAELYSKWTADYDIVINSEAWKAVTYE